From a single Calothrix sp. NIES-2098 genomic region:
- a CDS encoding short-chain dehydrogenase/reductase SDR — translation MAPLAGKVAIVTGASRGIGRAMSNDKPLRVYALKLASNGASVVVNYAGSTAKAQEVVAEITQQGGKAIAVQADISQVADIKRLFDRTIEQFGKVDILVNNAGTIIYKPIAEVTEADCDNFVAVNIKGTYFACQQAAQRMVEGGRIVNFSSSTTAMMLPTYSAYVATKGAVEQITRVLAKELGTKKITVNAVSPGPTDTELFRDGKTEEQINRLAQMAALGKLGDAQEIADVVAFLASDEARWITGQNIRVNGGIT, via the coding sequence ATGGCACCTTTAGCAGGAAAAGTTGCAATTGTCACTGGTGCATCGCGAGGTATTGGTAGAGCGATGTCTAACGACAAGCCGCTTCGCGTCTACGCACTGAAGTTAGCTAGTAACGGTGCATCTGTGGTCGTTAACTATGCAGGTAGCACAGCTAAAGCCCAAGAGGTTGTCGCCGAAATTACTCAGCAAGGAGGAAAGGCGATCGCCGTACAAGCAGATATCAGCCAAGTAGCTGACATTAAGCGGCTATTCGATCGAACTATTGAGCAATTTGGCAAAGTTGATATTTTGGTCAATAATGCTGGCACCATTATTTATAAACCGATCGCTGAAGTTACAGAAGCCGACTGCGACAATTTTGTCGCAGTCAATATTAAAGGGACTTATTTTGCTTGCCAACAAGCCGCCCAAAGGATGGTGGAAGGAGGGCGGATCGTTAATTTTTCTTCTTCAACCACAGCGATGATGCTACCAACTTATAGCGCTTACGTCGCCACAAAAGGAGCTGTGGAACAAATAACCAGAGTCTTAGCTAAAGAACTAGGGACAAAAAAAATCACAGTCAACGCTGTTTCTCCAGGCCCCACAGATACAGAACTGTTCCGCGACGGTAAAACCGAAGAACAAATCAACCGTCTAGCGCAAATGGCAGCTTTAGGAAAACTAGGAGATGCACAAGAAATTGCTGATGTAGTAGCATTTCTAGCGAGCGATGAAGCACGGTGGATTACCGGGCAAAATATCCGCGTGAACGGCGGAATCACCTGA
- a CDS encoding rubrerythrin: MDLSNFTTLQNLEAAFGGESMANRKYLFFAEVARKLGFTDLAKLFKETAEQETEHAFAHFELLHPELVVKDPSALTDEQKREIVSRCLSLAIEGETYEYTTMYPEFATAAQRDRDSSAAEEFLKQAKESTDHANTFREAAHRFGLLKFIENYHADRYAEALEVLNGGQAATRVAGDDPKTRKWICRQCSMIYDPVAGDPDSGIAPGTPFEEIPDDWKCPICGATKKTFKPLEEKVAA; encoded by the coding sequence ATGGATTTGTCTAACTTTACTACACTCCAAAACTTAGAAGCTGCCTTCGGTGGTGAATCGATGGCGAATCGGAAGTATTTGTTTTTTGCTGAAGTGGCGCGTAAACTTGGGTTTACAGACTTAGCGAAACTTTTTAAAGAAACAGCAGAACAAGAAACAGAACATGCTTTTGCGCATTTTGAGTTGCTGCATCCAGAATTAGTTGTTAAAGATCCGTCAGCTTTAACTGATGAACAAAAGCGAGAAATTGTCTCTCGTTGTTTATCATTAGCAATTGAAGGCGAAACTTATGAATACACTACAATGTATCCAGAATTTGCCACTGCTGCTCAACGCGATCGCGATAGTTCTGCTGCGGAAGAATTTCTCAAGCAAGCTAAAGAATCTACCGATCATGCCAATACATTTCGAGAAGCAGCACATCGTTTTGGCTTGCTAAAATTTATCGAAAATTACCACGCCGATCGCTATGCTGAAGCTTTAGAAGTTCTGAACGGCGGACAAGCAGCTACTAGAGTTGCAGGTGACGATCCCAAAACTCGGAAATGGATTTGCAGACAATGCAGTATGATTTACGATCCGGTTGCTGGCGATCCTGATTCTGGTATTGCACCTGGAACACCATTTGAAGAAATTCCCGATGACTGGAAGTGTCCCATTTGCGGCGCTACCAAAAAGACTTTTAAACCACTTGAAGAAAAAGTCGCTGCTTAA
- a CDS encoding metallophosphoesterase — protein sequence MHWLLSGPLSTEKLTVKIADLPASLQGKKLVQMSDFHYDGLRLSDAMLEKAIAVSNQAEPDLVVLTGDYVTASPKPIHDLALRLKNLRSRAGIYAVLGNHDICYKHSRAEITEALNKIGVRVLWNEIAYPFGKELPLVGLADSYSREFHPVTVMNQLDTATPRIVLSHNPDTAEILQAWRVDLQLSGHTHGGQVVIPGLGTGVIYYQKIVRKIPVKIRRRIPYLRNDYSFIRHWEWAQGLHYLGKNQLYINRGLGTYLPGRLFCPPEVTVMTLQSK from the coding sequence ATGCACTGGTTACTATCTGGGCCGTTGAGTACAGAGAAATTGACGGTTAAGATTGCAGACTTACCTGCATCCTTACAAGGTAAAAAACTGGTGCAGATGTCGGATTTTCATTATGATGGTTTGCGGCTGTCGGATGCAATGCTCGAAAAAGCGATCGCAGTTAGCAATCAAGCGGAACCGGATTTAGTTGTCTTAACTGGTGACTATGTAACAGCTAGCCCAAAACCAATTCACGACTTGGCTTTACGGCTGAAAAATCTCCGCAGTCGGGCTGGTATTTATGCTGTATTGGGCAACCATGATATATGTTACAAACACTCAAGAGCAGAAATCACTGAAGCTTTGAATAAAATTGGCGTTCGCGTTCTGTGGAATGAAATCGCCTATCCTTTTGGGAAAGAATTACCCCTAGTAGGATTAGCAGATTCTTACTCTAGGGAATTTCACCCTGTAACAGTCATGAACCAACTAGACACCGCTACGCCTCGGATTGTTTTATCACACAATCCTGATACTGCGGAAATATTGCAAGCTTGGCGAGTAGATTTACAATTATCTGGTCATACTCATGGCGGTCAAGTTGTAATTCCAGGATTGGGAACTGGAGTCATTTACTATCAAAAAATTGTGCGCAAAATTCCTGTAAAAATCCGCCGTCGCATTCCATATTTGCGAAACGATTACTCCTTCATTCGTCATTGGGAATGGGCGCAGGGTTTACATTACTTAGGAAAAAATCAATTATATATTAATCGTGGTTTAGGAACTTATCTCCCCGGACGTTTATTTTGTCCTCCAGAAGTGACTGTTATGACGTTACAAAGTAAGTGA
- a CDS encoding virulence-associated E family protein: MDCALILYGEQGIRKSTFWRTLFGADWFSDDLGNDNDKDEKMKMHRFWCLEWGEFETVYKRKDVEELKRFLAKKEETFRTPYDRVPVDYKRGFVFVGTTNQTEILNDPSGDHRFWIIPVTKSKIPVEAVLFCRDKIWAAANALYKAGYPYMLTDEQEAARAERNRDYQVIDPWMEIVEEYVRCKDFVTTQALYSLLGIEPSRQDVASDKRISGVMRRLGWERGRESGLRGSRGWKRKRKIDVFPENQNKVDQGGSGGSAIPENIANQGNFMIHLENSIGGSKVDQGGSENNERSTSETENDPPKVDHKVDHNFSAIHQGSSVCDPPDPPISENFENSENESANSNRLETVGANIPIEQMDLPPSFNSQVSDRLVTFLPLRKQQDNKTRWRILVEGQSTEVAILGRGKADTIIQLEKHAAEFIQKCDRNWRTQINQPAMYGGDEVQVVGYDPITRKYQVQLSSRLFQYVKASNLSKPKP; this comes from the coding sequence ATGGACTGTGCCCTCATTCTCTACGGGGAACAGGGAATAAGGAAATCTACATTCTGGCGAACGCTATTTGGTGCGGACTGGTTCTCTGATGACTTAGGGAACGACAACGACAAAGACGAAAAAATGAAAATGCACCGCTTTTGGTGTTTGGAGTGGGGAGAATTCGAGACGGTCTATAAGCGCAAGGACGTTGAAGAACTTAAGCGATTTCTGGCCAAAAAGGAGGAAACCTTTAGAACGCCCTACGACCGAGTACCAGTTGACTATAAACGCGGTTTTGTTTTCGTCGGCACGACCAACCAAACAGAAATACTCAACGACCCATCGGGCGATCACCGATTTTGGATTATCCCTGTTACTAAGTCAAAAATTCCCGTGGAAGCGGTTCTATTCTGTAGGGACAAGATATGGGCGGCCGCGAACGCACTTTATAAAGCCGGCTATCCTTATATGCTCACTGACGAACAGGAAGCGGCACGGGCGGAACGCAATCGCGACTATCAAGTAATTGACCCGTGGATGGAAATTGTTGAGGAATACGTCAGGTGCAAGGATTTTGTCACCACGCAGGCTTTATACAGCCTTTTAGGCATAGAACCATCTCGCCAGGATGTCGCCAGCGATAAACGCATTTCTGGGGTTATGCGTCGGCTCGGTTGGGAACGCGGCCGCGAAAGCGGACTTCGAGGTAGTCGCGGCTGGAAACGCAAAAGAAAAATAGATGTTTTCCCAGAAAATCAAAATAAGGTGGATCAAGGTGGATCAGGTGGATCAGCAATCCCTGAAAACATTGCAAATCAAGGAAATTTTATGATCCACCTAGAGAACTCTATAGGTGGATCAAAGGTGGATCAAGGTGGATCAGAAAATAATGAGCGATCCACCTCTGAAACCGAAAATGATCCACCTAAGGTGGATCACAAGGTGGATCACAATTTTTCCGCTATTCATCAGGGTTCTAGCGTTTGTGATCCACCTGATCCACCTATAAGTGAAAATTTTGAAAATTCAGAAAATGAAAGTGCAAATAGCAATCGACTTGAAACCGTGGGAGCAAATATACCTATCGAACAGATGGACTTGCCCCCCAGTTTTAACAGCCAAGTTAGCGATCGCCTTGTGACTTTCCTGCCACTGCGAAAGCAGCAAGACAATAAAACTCGCTGGCGGATTCTTGTTGAAGGTCAATCAACAGAAGTTGCAATTTTAGGTAGAGGTAAAGCCGATACCATCATCCAACTAGAAAAACACGCGGCTGAATTTATCCAAAAATGCGATCGCAATTGGCGGACGCAAATTAACCAGCCGGCGATGTATGGAGGAGATGAAGTGCAAGTAGTCGGCTACGACCCAATTACCCGAAAGTATCAAGTGCAGTTAAGCTCTAGGCTATTTCAGTACGTCAAAGCCTCAAACCTCAGCAAGCCTAAGCCTTAA
- a CDS encoding virulence-associated E family protein → MKRENAHALVQDALRDDEYINATKWCKHFGTRLDNWKRLPETKARSEHLKATQLNAEPWIVERVGKTWETWVHPIMAVHLASYLDPGFANYVAEIFIRYVKADPTLAADIASRQETTEGLDIINKAVQKRYEFLKSELAQSYYIIKDAWGDKLHYNTLTGEIQLNGSPLELQFLETKLKLELDVNVGRKDAERIVTTLAVVNTYPLMDAASQQIFGKKYWLEIKRRNFVPTKEYPTPPRLF, encoded by the coding sequence ATGAAAAGAGAAAACGCGCACGCCTTGGTGCAAGACGCTCTAAGAGATGACGAATACATCAACGCTACCAAATGGTGTAAGCATTTTGGGACTCGACTTGATAACTGGAAGCGGTTGCCAGAAACAAAAGCTAGATCAGAGCATTTAAAAGCTACACAGTTAAATGCTGAACCCTGGATTGTTGAGCGCGTAGGTAAAACTTGGGAGACTTGGGTTCACCCCATCATGGCAGTTCATCTAGCCAGCTACCTTGATCCAGGCTTCGCCAACTATGTAGCCGAGATTTTTATCAGGTATGTCAAGGCTGACCCAACGCTCGCAGCTGATATTGCCTCAAGGCAGGAAACGACTGAGGGGCTGGACATCATTAACAAGGCTGTCCAGAAGCGTTACGAGTTTCTTAAGTCTGAGTTGGCCCAAAGCTATTACATAATCAAAGACGCTTGGGGGGATAAGTTACACTACAACACTCTTACTGGAGAGATTCAATTAAATGGGAGTCCTTTAGAGTTACAATTTCTCGAAACCAAACTGAAGCTAGAGCTTGACGTCAATGTCGGAAGAAAGGATGCAGAACGAATCGTTACGACTCTAGCTGTGGTCAATACCTATCCTTTAATGGATGCTGCAAGTCAGCAGATATTCGGCAAAAAGTATTGGCTTGAAATCAAGAGAAGAAACTTTGTACCAACGAAAGAGTATCCGACCCCGCCAAGGTTATTTTAA
- a CDS encoding metallophosphoesterase produces MHWLFTGHLRVDKITVKITDLPTSLEGIRLVQLSDFHYDGMRLSEEMLEEAIALSNEAEPDLVVLTGDYVTDDPAPIHKLAQRLKYLESRYGIYAILGNHDIHYSHSKAEVTDAFTKIGIHVLWNEIAYPLGKELPLVGLADYWSREFKPAPVITQLDSATPRIVLSHNPDTAQILQQWRVDLQLSGHTHGGHIVLPGIGPVVFHYKKLLKKLPKKLRRWVPFFLGDFSKVVRYWEWAQGFHKVGNNQLYVNRGLGTYRPGRLFCPPEVTVITLISQ; encoded by the coding sequence ATGCATTGGTTATTTACAGGACATTTAAGAGTAGATAAAATAACGGTTAAGATTACAGATTTACCTACATCTTTAGAAGGTATAAGGTTAGTACAATTGTCAGATTTTCATTACGATGGGATGCGACTATCGGAAGAAATGTTAGAAGAAGCGATCGCACTCAGTAATGAAGCAGAACCCGATCTAGTTGTATTAACTGGTGATTATGTCACCGACGATCCCGCCCCAATTCATAAATTAGCGCAACGACTGAAATATTTAGAGAGTCGTTATGGTATTTACGCCATACTTGGTAATCATGACATCCATTACAGCCACTCCAAAGCAGAAGTTACAGATGCTTTTACTAAAATTGGAATCCATGTCTTGTGGAATGAAATCGCCTATCCCCTAGGAAAAGAATTACCATTAGTAGGATTAGCCGATTATTGGTCGCGAGAGTTTAAACCTGCACCAGTAATCACTCAACTAGACTCCGCCACACCCCGCATTGTTTTATCTCACAACCCAGATACTGCTCAAATATTGCAACAATGGCGAGTAGATTTACAGCTATCTGGTCATACCCACGGAGGTCACATTGTATTACCTGGTATTGGGCCTGTGGTGTTTCATTATAAAAAGCTTTTGAAAAAACTACCCAAAAAATTGCGGCGTTGGGTTCCCTTTTTCTTAGGAGATTTCTCGAAAGTAGTGCGATATTGGGAATGGGCGCAAGGTTTTCACAAAGTAGGAAATAATCAGTTATACGTCAATCGTGGCTTAGGAACTTATCGCCCAGGACGCTTATTTTGTCCGCCAGAAGTGACTGTAATTACTTTAATTAGTCAATAG